The stretch of DNA CCCCTCCACGCCTCACTGGATAGCGCGGACAGTTGAACTGCTCAAATCAGAATTCATCCAGGACGGGCAACACTTTTACAGCGCGAGCCTCGATTCTGTTTATGGCCGTTACCAGAATATTTCTGGTGTGCCATTGCGCGACAGCTATCATTTCGGGCAAACCCTCTGGAATGATTTTGGCAGGCCTTACGATCAAGGCAGCAGCATTGTTACAGGCGCTTCCGGTAGCGCTGTAGCCGGAAGATTTTTCTTCTATGCTCGCGGCGAGTATCAGCACGCTCCGGGGCGCGGGCCTTTGACCCAGGCGCAGAGCAACCTGATTGCCTCGCTGGACCAGAATCCGGTGTTGCCGCTCTCGCCGGTTTCCGCCATCAATCGTTTCTATCCTGTCGATATCTATGCTGGAGTTCAACTGGGTAAATTCGCATTTTCATTCGGAAAAGAAAGCATGTGGTTGGGTCCGGGCGAAAGTGGCCCGCTGATGCTGAGCAACAACGCTGATCCCATGTATGGTTTGCACCTGACACAGACCACCCCGATTCAACTGCCCTGGATCTTCCATTATCTGGGCCAGATCAGCACTGAATTCCAATTCACAAAATTATCCGGCCACCAGTTCCCGGCGCGACCGTTCTTTAATCTCCAAAAAGTCAGTTTTCACCCCACAGAAAATCTTGAGCTTGGATTCACACGTGCTTCAATCTGGGCTGGAGTGGGCCATCCTTTTACAGCACAGGCATTGGCCAGGAACTTTGGATCGTTTGGCGATAGCGGCCTTCCAGCCAAAGATCCCAATGATCCGGGAGATCGCAAATCGGGATTCGATTTCTCTTACAAAATCCCCGGACTGAGAAATTGGTTAAATTTATATAGTGACTTTTATAGCGACGATGATCCTTCACCATTGGCCAGCCCGCGCCGCGGCGCAATGAGTCCTGGATTATATCTCTCGCATTTTCCGGGACTGTCCCGGCTCGACCTTCGCGTTGAGTCCGCGTCAACGCAGCTCATGGGGGTGGACCATGGCGGGACATTCCTGTACTACAGCGTCGAATATCACGATTCCAACACCAACAAGGGAGTCTTGTTCGGAAATGCGACAGGACGCGACGGCCGCAGCTATCAGGGCTGGAGCACATATCATCTTTCAGCCGGGACGAGCATCCAGCTAAGCTATCGAGAAGTGAAAGCCAGTTCGTTGTTCCTGCCGGGCGGTGGAACACAGAGTGACGCCAGCACGCACTTGCTGTGGAGAGTCCGCCCCGATCTCCAACTCGACGCATTCGTGCAATACGAGCGCTGGTTAATTCCCGCCCTCAGGCCCACGGCGGAGCACAACGTGACTGGCCAGTTGCAACTCACGTTCAATCCCAAGTGGCGCATTCATGCCGACTGAGCAGTTGCGCCTAGCCGCAGGTCTGATCCCCAACCAAAAGCCTTTACGGTCGCGCCATGTTTTGCAGGAACGCCGGCAGCGGCATAGCTCCATTCTTGCCATTTGAGGGAATGGTCATATATATATCCTGGGCTTGCCCGGGATTGTTGGGATCCGGCAAAGGATACCCGTTGCTATCCACCGGATGACCATTTGGCACCATGAGCGACGGATGATCAAACGGCGCTACCTGGTTCAATGTGCGCGCATCCAACAATCCGTTGCGCATGAAGTCAACCAGGTCGGTCTTCTCCTGCTGCGTAAGACCCAGCACCTGGATGTTGGGATCCATCAGACAGTTGATAAGGCTGGTGGTCGCGGGGCAGTTTGGCTCGTCGGAAGCCAGCGGAAAATCTCCGCCACGATCATAGAACTCTACTACCTGTTCCAGAGTGAGTTGTCCTCCATTATGAAAATACGGTGCAGTCAGGGCGACATTGCGCAGCCCCGGAGTCTTCACGTCGGCATAAGCCGCGATAGGGTCGTAACAGCCCAGCGGTGACGGCGGAATTCCGTCGCCGGGGCGTCCGGGAATAATGGGCGCGGTACCGCCGGCACAAACGCTGATCTGGGCAGTTGCTGCGTCAGAGAGAGGCAGACCGGAACTGGGAATGCCATCAACGTCAGACAATCCGATATCTTCGTGTCCTGACCGCGCGCCAATGTGGTAGAACCCGGAATCGTAAACCCGGATCGTGAGATCGCCCATGATCATGCGCTCCATGGGCGACTGGCTCACGTGGGTGACGGAAGCGTTCGTCAGTTCAGATCCTCCGTGGCACAGGATGCAGCGGCCTTTGGTTTCAAAAACCAGCAAGCCACGAAGCTGTGGCGTTGTCATGGGCGTGGTTCCAACACTGTAAGCAACTTTGGTCGGGAAGCCGGTGGGCGGCGGCAGCTCAAAAAATATTTGTCCCTGGCCTGTGGAGTAGTTGATGAAGCCTGACACTATGCCGACGCCGGTGATGCCGCCACTTCCATTATCAAAAGCGAAAACGTTCTGGTCGCTCTTGTCCAGGGCGGGATTGAAGGCCTGCACTGACACGCTGTAGGGAACCACATTCTTGGTCAGAGTGAAGCTGAATGAGTTGGTAACGTTATCAGCCGGAATGTTAAACACGCTCTGCTGGGCCAGATACTGGTCCAGCGGCGTCTGGTCCGCGCGCAGAGTGCTCTCATAGGCCTGTATGGCTATACCCCAGAACAACGAGAAGTTATATTCCATCTGGGAATAATCTGACGTGCCTGCCGGACAAGTCTGGGCAGGCTTTGCTGTTGGGTTGATCAGGGTTTCTGAGCCGTCTCCGGCCACGCAGATGTGCCAGACGGATTGCCACCACTGCGGCTGGAAAGCGCTCTTAATCAACGCAGGATAGCTGATGTTGATGCCGCGCTTGGGCGACTTACTGTTCTTGCCCAGGACGCTGTCGTTGGAATCAACCAGTTGGGCGGCCAGCGGACCGCCTGTGGCTGACAACGGATTTAGAGACATCAGCTTTCTCCCGAGTAACGGGAAATTGCGCCCAGCGGCGGACATTTCAAAATTGCTGAGCGCCGGTCCAAGGGCTTGGGAACACAATGCCGAGTTATTCAAACGAACCAGCCCCGCCGTTGGCACGGAGGTAGTGGTGGAGGCGGAGAAAAAATGCGACGAAGCGTCCCGCTCGCCAAAAGGATTTGCGCCGTTGCAAATGTTGCGCGCGCGTCCATCCCAGAAATTGCGGAAATTAAATACTGCATTGACTACGCTCGGAGAGTTGCGTGGCTCAACTTTTCTGGTGTTGATGAGCTGCCCTGGATGGCTGGGGTCAGGATAAGAAAAGTTAGCGTCGGGAGTGGATGTGCTGTTGTCAACGCTGGTGCCCAAAGTTACTGAGTTGAAGTTCCTGGCGAATACACCCTGCGAGGAGATCACGTCATGATGGTTTGCGCCGGTATTGTAAGGAACCGTGTCGAGATCACTCGTGGGTTTATACAATGGGAAATCGCCATCGTGGTAGCCGCCAAAGCCTGCGCCCGGAGTCCCGGCATGCATTTGGTAATTCGGATAGTACTCACTTCCCATCAAGACGCCCATCGTGAATATGTTGAAATTAGGTGAGCTGGGGTCCTTGTCCCTCAGCCCGGGATCAATCTGGTTAAAGGTGCGGCTGTCAGCGCCCGCATTGAAGTGGCAGGAAGCACACGCCTGCACGCCGTCGCTGCCCACTTGCTGTTCCCAGAAGAGAGCTTTGCCCAGAGCGATAGCGGAGGTTTGATTGGCCACGTAAGTACTCAAGCCGTTCACGGAAGGATTAGGTACGGCAGAGAGCGGCTTGATTGGAAGTTCCGGGAGCGCCTTCTTGGGGGAAGAGGGAGCCATCTGCGCCCGCACAATGGTGAATGAAAAGAGCACCGCACCGGCCAGCATTAATATCAGCAAAAAAATTCTATAACTGCGTTTCATAGTCTTATTCATAACCTTCTCCCCAAGGGGACATCCCCAGGCTCACATCCACGTCAGCGAGCACGTCGACATGTAAAACAAGTTCATGGCTGGCAGCCCTGGCTTGCGCTTGCGCGTGCTGATTCAAGGCTGCCAGCCGCTAATTTCCTACTTAATTCTGGTTATAGCCGAGCTTGCCGATCCGCCATTCCCAGATGTGACCGTCACAAGATTCGGCGGCGCGATACCGACGAACGTAACCGTGTAATTGCCCGCGCCCGCATTCGTCATCAATGCTGCGTAGGGTTGGCCGGTGGACGTATTAATAATGTCAAGCGTGGCCAGCATGCAGCCGGGCAGCACGTTGGTTACAGTGCAACCTGTTGGACTAGCGAGCACCACGTTGGTAGTTGCATTTACATCGAGCCGCGCTTTGCTGGTCCGATAAACGGCGCTGGTGATGGTGACAACATCCGATTGTTTAACGTTGGTGACTTTCAGGGTGAAAGTGGAAGTGGCTGTGCCAATCACAACTCCATTGAGCAGCTGTGTCGCTACCAGAGTAATGTCCATGTTCCCCGAGCTGAAGGGCGTAAACGTCGCTAGCGAGCAGTTGAACGTCACGCATTGCAATGCCGCTTGCGGCTTCAGCGTCCATACAAAGTTTGTGGCGCCGGATTCAACAGACGCTCCGGCATCCAGAGTTACGGGATTTCCCACCGTGGCAGGAGACGAGATGCCATCCGGTGTCACGGTGAAATTGGCGTTCAGTGCAGGCGCCGTGCCGGGGGTACAACTGGTCGCCGGCGCAACCAGATCGGGCCACGGAGAAAGTTGGCCAGTCATGTAGGTCGGGTTGCCGCTCAGTGGCCCAGAACCATTTACCAGCCACGGAAAATCCAAAAAGTTGAACGTCACAACAGGACCGCCAACGATCAATGTTTCAGGGAAAATAAACGTGAAATCAGGCGCGTTGTATTGTCCATAGGCAATCCCGTTGGCGGAAATCGTGGGACTTGCCAGAGGCACGCCGTTTGGATCGGTGGTGCTGGCGCTGAGATAACCGGCATAACCGGATAACCGGACGCGCACCAGGCTTACCGGCGGCAGAAAGGCCCCGCCCGCGGGAACGAATTTAAAGCGCCCTTTCTTTGCGCCGATCGGCGGACCTT from Terriglobia bacterium encodes:
- a CDS encoding phosphatase PAP2 family protein yields the protein MFLNVPGDQKAIWTSPLHIRAIDSFWLLPLGGVTAGLIGSDEHSMARARSNADAIRLGKNVSDITLVGMASVPALMYAWGGLHGYPRAKETGLLSGEALINSYIVDEALKLAFARERPTTVDGQGRFYQTLSDPSFPSGHSILGWTMASVIAHEYPGWLSQSLAYSGATAISVSRVAGRKHFPADVVVSGAMGWLIGRQVYRAHHDPDIDDAEYGSFESDTQEDRRSRMGSVFVPLDSWIYPELKRLAAMGYVRTQFLGLEPWTREECLRQIQEAEYFAQDPSTPHWIARTVELLKSEFIQDGQHFYSASLDSVYGRYQNISGVPLRDSYHFGQTLWNDFGRPYDQGSSIVTGASGSAVAGRFFFYARGEYQHAPGRGPLTQAQSNLIASLDQNPVLPLSPVSAINRFYPVDIYAGVQLGKFAFSFGKESMWLGPGESGPLMLSNNADPMYGLHLTQTTPIQLPWIFHYLGQISTEFQFTKLSGHQFPARPFFNLQKVSFHPTENLELGFTRASIWAGVGHPFTAQALARNFGSFGDSGLPAKDPNDPGDRKSGFDFSYKIPGLRNWLNLYSDFYSDDDPSPLASPRRGAMSPGLYLSHFPGLSRLDLRVESASTQLMGVDHGGTFLYYSVEYHDSNTNKGVLFGNATGRDGRSYQGWSTYHLSAGTSIQLSYREVKASSLFLPGGGTQSDASTHLLWRVRPDLQLDAFVQYERWLIPALRPTAEHNVTGQLQLTFNPKWRIHAD